From a region of the Marmota flaviventris isolate mMarFla1 chromosome 13, mMarFla1.hap1, whole genome shotgun sequence genome:
- the Gbgt1 gene encoding globoside alpha-1,3-N-acetylgalactosaminyltransferase 1 has translation MLRRRPTLGLGLCLLAGTSLWALWAYVRNWPPVSYVPYYLPCPEIFNLKLHHKGEEPLRPVAQPLYPQPKLLEQRPTELLTLTPWLAPTVSEGTFNPESLQLIYQPLNLTIGVTVSAVGKYTRFVQHFLDSAEEFFMHGYRVHYYIFTHDPAAIPRVPLGAGRLLSIIPIRRHSHWEEISTRRMETISLHIAKRAHREVDYLFCLDVDMVFRNLWGPETLGDLVAAIHPGYFTASHQQFPYERRRASTAFVANSEGDFYYGGAVFGGRVASVYKFTRVCHMAILTDKANGIMATWQEESHLNRHFISHKPSKVLSPEYIWDDRKPQPPSLKLIHFSTVNKDTSWLRS, from the exons ATGCTCCGCCGGAGACCaaccctgggcctggggctctgcCTGCTGGCCGGCACAAGCCTCTGGGCCCTGTG GGCCTATGTCAGGAACTGGCCGCCCGTCTCCTATGTGCCCTACTACCTCCCCTGCCCAGAGATCTT CAACCTGAAGCTGCACCACAAGGGGGAGGAGCCCCTCCGGCCTGTGGCACA GCCTCTGTACCCTCAGCCCAAGCTGCTGGAGCAGAG GCCCACGGAGCTGCTGACACTCACGCCCTGGTTGGCGCCCACTGTCTCCGAGGGAACCTTCAACCCAGAGTCGCTGCAGCTCATCTACCAGCCGCTGAACCTGACCATCGGAGTCACCGTGTCTGCCGTGGGGAA GTACACCCGCTTTGTCCAGCACTTCCTGGACTCGGCCGAGGAGTTCTTCATGCATGGCTACCGCGTGCACTACTACATCTTCACCCACGACCCTGCAGCCATTCCCAGGGTCCCGCTGGGCGCTGGCCGGCTACTCAGCATCATCCCCATCAGGCGCCACTCTCACTGGGAGGAGATTTCCACACGCCGAATGGAGACCATCAGCCTGCACATAGCCAAGAGGGCACACCGGGAGGTAGACTACCTCTTCTGCCTTGATGTAGACATGGTGTTCAGGAACCTGTGGGGTCCTGAGACCTTGGGGGACCTTGTGGCTGCCATTCACCCAGGCTACTTCACTGCCTCCCACCAGCAGTTCCCCTATGAGCGGAGGAGAGCCTCCACTGCCTTTGTGGCCAACAGCGAGGGGGACTTCTATTATGGTGGGGCAGTCTTTGGGGGGCGAGTGGCCAGTGTATATAAATTTACCAGGGTCTGCCATATGGCCATCCTGACAGACAAAGCCAATGGCATCATGGCCACCTGGCAAGAGGAGAGCCACCTGAACCGCCACTTTATCTCACACAAGCCATCCAAGGTGCTGTCCCCGGAGTACATCTGGGATGACAGGAAGCCCCAGCCGCCCAGCCTAAAGCTGATCCACTTTTCTACAGTGAACAAGGACACCAGCTGGTTGAGGAGCTGA